Part of the Thermococcus sp. 18S1 genome, ACGCCGGCGAGCCGGGGTTGAGGAGAACCACCCTTTTCCCATGGATTGAGTAGGTATCGTGGTAGAAACGGTGCGTGTGGCCGAATACCAGAACATCGACCCCCATGTCGAGGGCTTTGAGCGTCAGAAACTGGGCGTTGAGCGAGAAGAACTGGTGCCCGTGGAGAAGGCCGATTCCAATATCCTCGGCATCGACGACCCTTTCCTCAGGGAGGTTGAGGTAATCAGCGTTCCCCCGAACGGCTATTACCGGTGCGAACCTCTCAAGTTCCTCCAGAAGCTCATGGGATGTAACGTCGCCAGCGTGGAGTATCAAATCTGGCGTTCTCTCCTTAAGGTGCTGGAAAAGAAGGGAAGGAGGGTTTCGGGTCTTATCGCCGTAATGGGTGTCGCTCGTCACCGCTATAAGCACGGACATCCCTCATATCGGGACGTTTATGTTGAGCTTCTCCACCAGTTCCTTGTAGCGGTTCCTAACGGTGACCTCGGTTACGTGCGCTACCTCCGCCACCTCGCGCTGGGTCTTCTTCTCACCCTCGAGGAGGGAGGCAACGTACAGGGCAGCCGCCGCAAGTCCGGTGGGGCCCTTGCCGCTGGTTATGCCTCGCTTTATGGCCTCCCGGAGTATCTCCTTGGCCCTCTTCTTCGTCCGGGCACTCACGTTCAGAGCGTCGCCGAAGCGGTCAACGTACTCAATCGGGCTGGTCGGGCGGAGGTTGAGGTTGAGACCGCGGGCAAGGAAGCGGTAACTCCTTCCTATCTCCTTCTTCGTGACCTTCGAAACGGCCGCTATCTCATCGAGAGTCCTGGGAATGCTCTCCATCCTGCACGCCGCGTAGAGCGCCGCGGAGACCATCCCCTCAATCGAGCGCCCGCGGATGAGCTTCTTCATGACGGCCTTTCTGTAGAGCGAGGCCGCGACCTCCTTGACGCGCCTCGGGAGGCGCATCTGGGCGGCCATTCTGTCCAGCTCGCTCAGGGCGAACGCGAGGTTACGCTCAGCCGCGTCGTTTATGCGCATCCTGCGCTGCCACATCCTCAGGCGGCGCATCTTGGTCCGGTACATTCCGGTTATCTGGTTGCCGTGTATGTCCTTGTCGCGCCAGTCTATGTCTGTGGAGAGGCCTTTATCGTGTATCATCAACGTCATCGGAGCACCGGTCCTGGCGCGCTTAGCCCTCTGGTCGGGATCGAAGGCGCGCCACTCAGGACCCTCATCGACGACATTCTGCTGAACAACGTAACCACAGACAGAACAGACAATTTCGCCTCTCCTTGGGTCATAAAACAGCTTATCGGAGCCGCAAACCGGACATACATTCTTATCAGCCAAAAGCTCTCACCCCCTCTTTCTGGGGGCAGGGCGTCTTGCCTTTCCGCCCTTGGAACGCTTCTTCCCGGACCTGGCTTTTCTACCTGGCCCGGATTTCTTCCTAGAGGAATCAACGTACAACAGCGCACCGATGTAGCTCTCGGGATTCTTGACTCGCGGCTTGACGGCCACGTAGGGCCTCTTAACCGGCCCGAAAACATCCTTCACTACCCCGACCACGGTGAGCTTTTTGTCAACCACCGGGTCGTTGAGTGAAGGAACCCAGTCAGTCCTGAGAACCAGGAACCCCTGCTTTGCATAGTGAGAAACTTTACCCAGGCGCTTCATAGCCCCACCCCAAAAGGACATATCCTTTTAAGCTTTTCGTTTTTGCCCTTATAAACTTTTCGGAAAATTTCCAAAAGGTTTTTATGGAAAGCGTGGCTAACAGTAAAGATTGGGCGGGCAAAATGAGGTGCCTCATCGTCGGCCATCTCGTGAGGGACATCATCGTCAAGGGTTCTGGAATTGAACACCGCATGGGAGGCGGGGCATACTATTCCGCGATGGCCCTGTCCAGATTCTGCACGGTTGAGATCCTGACCAGCGTTGGTGAGGATTTTCCAGAAAGCTGGCTCAGAGAACTTGAAGAAAAAGGCATAGTGCTCCACACGATACCCGCTGAGAGTAGCACCTCCTACCGGCTCCATTATCTCGACGGGAACACAAGGGAACTCAGCCTCCTCTCCGTCGCGGAGAGAATAACCGACATGCCACGCGGGAGCTACGATATAATCATCCTTAACCCCGTTGCAGGCGAGATTACACCTGAAACCGTTGCACTCGCCAAAAGGAGGAGCAACTTCGTTGTCGCAGACGTCCAGGGGTTCATCAGGTCGCCCAATCCCGGAAGACTTAAGCTGACGGGGGTAGACGGCGGCATCTTTAACGGACTGAAGGTTCTTCACGCCGACGTCTCCGAGGTCCGGCTCGTAAGAAACCTCGATCCCGACAAAATAGAAGTGCTTCTAATCTCCCGGGGTGCCGATATGGGGCAGGCATACCTCTGGGGACGGAAATACACCTACACTCCAGTTAGGGTGGCGGTGGAGGAATCCACCGGCGCGGGCGACGTTTTTCTGGCATCGTTTGCCATGTTCTATCACGACTGTCCCTTCATTCAAGCACTCAAGAGGGCCAGCGCTTTCACGGCCCTTTTTCTCCAGCACAGAAGCTTCGACTTCCCAATGGACGAAGTGAACGAGCTGGCGAGGAGAGTCACGGTCGAGAGGCTTAACGATATAAATCTCCATGAATAACTATGCCCACCGATGATGAAACGTCAGCATACTGAGAAATGATGAGAGACTTCCCTGAGGTGGTGATATGGACCGATACGTTCTGCTCGTTAAGGCCCCGAGGGGCTACGATATAACCCCCGTACGGGAGGAGCTCAGAGGGTTTCTCTCCAAGACCCATCCGGAGCTCAAGGTAGAGGCGCACAGGTGCATAGGCCTAACCGCCGACGTAGTCATACTGCACGGGGACGGCGTCGTACTCATAAAAAGGAAACACGAGCCGTTCAAAGATCACTACGCCCTCCCCGGCGGATTCGTCGAGTACGGCGAAACCGTCGAGGAGGCAGCCCTGCGCGAGGCAAAG contains:
- a CDS encoding metallophosphoesterase — encoded protein: MLIAVTSDTHYGDKTRNPPSLLFQHLKERTPDLILHAGDVTSHELLEELERFAPVIAVRGNADYLNLPEERVVDAEDIGIGLLHGHQFFSLNAQFLTLKALDMGVDVLVFGHTHRFYHDTYSIHGKRVVLLNPGSPAFPRMDSAGFALLEVNGERVRVERVRFW
- a CDS encoding transcription initiation factor IIB; the protein is MADKNVCPVCGSDKLFYDPRRGEIVCSVCGYVVQQNVVDEGPEWRAFDPDQRAKRARTGAPMTLMIHDKGLSTDIDWRDKDIHGNQITGMYRTKMRRLRMWQRRMRINDAAERNLAFALSELDRMAAQMRLPRRVKEVAASLYRKAVMKKLIRGRSIEGMVSAALYAACRMESIPRTLDEIAAVSKVTKKEIGRSYRFLARGLNLNLRPTSPIEYVDRFGDALNVSARTKKRAKEILREAIKRGITSGKGPTGLAAAALYVASLLEGEKKTQREVAEVAHVTEVTVRNRYKELVEKLNINVPI
- a CDS encoding Gar1/Naf1 family protein: MKRLGKVSHYAKQGFLVLRTDWVPSLNDPVVDKKLTVVGVVKDVFGPVKRPYVAVKPRVKNPESYIGALLYVDSSRKKSGPGRKARSGKKRSKGGKARRPAPRKRG
- a CDS encoding carbohydrate kinase produces the protein MRCLIVGHLVRDIIVKGSGIEHRMGGGAYYSAMALSRFCTVEILTSVGEDFPESWLRELEEKGIVLHTIPAESSTSYRLHYLDGNTRELSLLSVAERITDMPRGSYDIIILNPVAGEITPETVALAKRRSNFVVADVQGFIRSPNPGRLKLTGVDGGIFNGLKVLHADVSEVRLVRNLDPDKIEVLLISRGADMGQAYLWGRKYTYTPVRVAVEESTGAGDVFLASFAMFYHDCPFIQALKRASAFTALFLQHRSFDFPMDEVNELARRVTVERLNDINLHE
- a CDS encoding NUDIX hydrolase, producing MDRYVLLVKAPRGYDITPVREELRGFLSKTHPELKVEAHRCIGLTADVVILHGDGVVLIKRKHEPFKDHYALPGGFVEYGETVEEAALREAKEETGLDVRLIKLVGVYSDPNRDPRGHTMTTAFLAIGTGELKAGDDAKEVHVVPVDEALKLPLAFDHGKILRDALSMR